CCTCCACCTGTTAGGGGAAGGTTGGAGGGGGTCAGTGGTTAGCATGTTAGGGGATTAGGTAGTTAGGTAGATAGGCTTCGGCTTACAAAATACTTCGAGTTTTAATTAGTGTGTGCCAGGAAAAGATTAACTTCGGGTGTGAAACTGCGGATGCCGTTCGATAAGGGTGGGTATATGCGGGTTTGCAGAATAAATAAGAAAGTTGGATGCAAAAAAGAACGCTATGAGAAGACATTTTTCAGTTATTTTTATTCTTTTGTTTTATTCCACTCAGTATGCAATTGGACAAGAGATAAATACTGATTGCTATACAGCAAATGAAATAGCACTTAAAAAAGTGAGTTTTAGTAGATTTTCAGATATTCGACTTAAGAACATACTAAAACCATTTTTTATGCTTTCTGATACGGACTATAGTCAATTATATTTTATTGATTACAAACCAAAACTGATTAATGATTCTGTTGCCTATTTTAAAATCGATGATGGGTTAGCAAAAGGATATGAAGTTAGATTAGAAAGCAAGAAGTTTGACCCTAATAATCATAAATTTACAAAATCAACAGATGGCGAGATATGTTTGATTGATAACAAAGTATTTTGGGGTACAGATGGAGATATGCCAACTGATAAAGTAAGCAAACTTGACGTTAAGTTAAATAAACAAGCCATTTTTGTTCCATTAAGTGAGTTTAATGATTTGTATAATCCATCATTTCTTTATGGGCCCGATGTTGTTCATGTAGAAGCTAAAATGGATAAAAAAGGTGAATATTTTATAATTGTTCTATTCGGTAGTGATGGTGCAGGCTCTTATAGTTCTGTATGGATTTTCGAAAATGGAAAATATTTCGGAAGAGCGGTAGAAAGCTTATGATAAATAATTTACTGTGCACAAATGAATAGTTTTCCCCGCCACCTAAGCTGACGATAAAAACTCCCCCACTCCATTGTGCGATGTGCCCTATTGTTTCGGTTGCTGTTACCAAGGGTTGGCCTCTTCGAGGTCAACGGTTGTGAAAACTACCGTATAACTCCGGTCTAACTCCAGTATAATTTCTTTTTTCAACCATTTGCTATTACGGTGCATGGTTGTTACTTTGAGTTGAACAACGATTGTGCATGCACCGCTCGCGCTAGGGGCCGCTTGCCAACCATGGGCTTCAGCCCATGGCTATTCAGATTAAACCTCTCCGAGGTTTTATTAAGAGACGCAAATCCTTGCATCTCTACATTCGGTTGCATTCTCTGAATTCTCTGAATTCTCTAACTTCTTTAACTCCTTTGACTTCTTGTTAATTTCCTTTTGCCATTGCGGTGCAAGTCAGCTGCAACGCGTTGAACAGCGATTGTGCGTGCACCGCTTACGCTAGGGGTGTTCCCTTTCCGGGGGTTGACACCCCCGGCTACAAACATGCCATCCCTTCGGGATTGGGTTTTGGGCGAAAAATCCTTCGCCCAACATCGGGTTGAATTCATTTATCGGCACAAAGGAGACGCAAATCCTTGCGTCTCTACATTCGGTTGAATTCTCTTAATTCTCTAACTTCTTTAACTCCTTTGACTTCTTGTTAATTTTCTTTTGCCATTGCGGTGCATGGCAGCTGCAGCGCGTTGAACAACGATTGTGCATGCACCGCTTGCGCTAGGGGTGTTCCCTTTCCTGGGGTTGACACCTCCGGCTACAAACATGCAACCTCTCCGAGGTTGGGTTTGGGGCGAAAAATATTTCGTCTTTATATCGAATCGAATTAATTTATCGGCATAATGGAGGCGCAAATTCTTGCGTCTGTATATTCGGTTGCACTCTCTGAATTCTCTAACTTCTTTAACTCCTTTGACTTCTTGTTAATTTCCTTTTGTCATTGCGGTGCAAGAATGTTTCGGAATTTTATACAGAAATGCCGAACAATACATACCGCGTTGGGTTCATATATAGAGCTTTATCGAGTGCATTAATAAGCTAGTGGTAATTGTAGGGCTACGGCCTAACAATCGAACGAACCAACTACTTTAACTTTGATAAACAATATATTATGAGCAAGATTATATTTGACTGTGGAATATCGCTTGATGGCTTTTTCGCCGGCGACAACAGAAGTCCAAGCAATCCAATGGGTGGCGTTTCAGGAAAAATACACCAGTGGATGTTTAAGCAAAAAGCATTTTGGAAGCATATCAAAATGGAAGGTGGTGAAGAATACGGTGCCGACAGTAAATTAATTGATGATGTGTTTGCACGAACAGGTTCTTAAATTATGGGAAAACGAATGTTTGAAGAAGGCGAAGTCGCTTGGGCAGAAGATTTATACGAAGCGGATGTTTATGTGCTGACGCACGAAAAACGGGAGCCTTGGGTTCAAAAGGGGACTACAACTTTTTATTTCATCAACGACGGAATACAAAGTGCATTGGAAAAAGCAAAACAATCAGCCAAAGGAAAGGACATAAGAATACAAGGTGGCGCGAACACTATTCAGCAATATCTCAACGCTGGACTTGTGGACGAATTTTTCCTCCATATTGCCCCTGTTTTTTTTGGAAGTGGTATCCGACTGTTTGACGGAATTGACAAAGACAGATATGATATTCAAATTGTGGAAGTAATACCATCAAACTTGACAACACACTTGAGATACAAATTGGTGAAGAAGTAGGCACACCTACCGCTAACCAGCGGTAGCATATTTGGAACATCGGGGCCATGAATTAACAGCTAACCTCACAAAAAAGTAGCATATGTCAAACAACAGCATAACACTACACCGAGTGCTAAAAGCAACTCCCGAAAAGGTTTTCCGCGCTTTCTCCGACCCCAGCGCTTATGCCAATTGGATTCCACCATACGGCTTTTTGTGTAGCGTTCACCATATGGACTTTAAGGTAGGTGGCAGCTACAAAATGTCGTTTATAAACTTCTCAACAGGGAATGAGCAATCGTTCGGCGGAAAGTTTTTGGAAATCAAACCCAACGAGCTTATTAAGCACACAGACAAATTTGATGATCCCAACCTACCAGGAGAGATGACAACAACTTTTTGGTTTAACCAGGTGTCTTGTGGAACCGAACTCAAAATTTTACAGGAAGGCATCCCTCCGGTAATACCCACAGAGATGTGCTATTTAGGATGGCAAGAATCGTTAGACAAACTGAAAAAGCTGGTTGAACCTGTAATTCCTGATGCTTGATTAAGTTGAACAGGTAGCATCACTAAATGGTAAAGTGCATCGAA
The nucleotide sequence above comes from Williamwhitmania sp.. Encoded proteins:
- a CDS encoding dihydrofolate reductase family protein gives rise to the protein MGKRMFEEGEVAWAEDLYEADVYVLTHEKREPWVQKGTTTFYFINDGIQSALEKAKQSAKGKDIRIQGGANTIQQYLNAGLVDEFFLHIAPVFFGSGIRLFDGIDKDRYDIQIVEVIPSNLTTHLRYKLVKK
- a CDS encoding SRPBCC family protein, with the translated sequence MSNNSITLHRVLKATPEKVFRAFSDPSAYANWIPPYGFLCSVHHMDFKVGGSYKMSFINFSTGNEQSFGGKFLEIKPNELIKHTDKFDDPNLPGEMTTTFWFNQVSCGTELKILQEGIPPVIPTEMCYLGWQESLDKLKKLVEPVIPDA